TGGCTAATCTAGCATGGTTGTTAATGCAAAGCTTCCTTATCTATCTTATGTGAAGATTCAGTAAATTGGTTGTTAAAGAATGAAGAGAAGTTGCAATATAACTTGTAAATAGAACAAGACAAAAGATGgttattaaaattttatagtGAGCACACAAAAGACTGTTGTTAAACAACAGTCTTGCTGACTGTTGTTTTTTAACACATCTGTCGCTTAGGCCTCTTTATAATTACTTATATCTAGTTTTCTTATCTTTTCCTTAAATCTAATCTGATTCAAGATAATAatcttaaaaatgattttagagccCTGATTTGCTAACTCACAGAAAAGGCAAAATATTTAAAAAGGTGGGTTTTGATCAAGTGAGAACCAATAAATAAATGAGAACCAGTAGAACCATGAACACACATATAAATGAGGTTCAATAAACTGAAAATAtcagtttttttatatataatgacAATGGCTCATATGGGGTTCACTGTTTCAGAATTAGGGTGTAGAATACGCACGGTTTAAGCTTCCTTAACGAATGTGCAACTTAACTTACCATTCCAGAGTTGGGTTTTACCATTCCAGAAGAACGCGGTTTTAGCATCTCTAACAAGGTTCAATGCATCTCGGTGTTGAACCTTTCTTACCGTTCATGTTCTTATTCAGTGCCCAACTGTAGCTCTATGGCTGCTTATAGCATATCCCAAGATTTAGTGTCTGAAATTAGTAATCGCATTGAATACATTGTTTATTTCGATAAATTCTTGTAGACAAAAATTCATTTGGAAGAGACACGTCAGAAGATCTGGCCCGTGGACTCGAAGGTAGGGAAATATCAATTCAACTGTTCTTGTACACAGAAGAGTGAGATGTTTGGGTTCTCTTTGTTTTAAAGGAAAATAACGCATATATCTTTCCTGGACTTGGACTTGGTTTGGTTATGTCTGGTGCAATCCGCATGCACGATGAAATGCTTCTTGCAGCTTGTAAGTACTGACACTCCATTTATAGGACCATGGAATTACATGTTCTAAATATACCATAATTCTTCCTATTAATAATGCTGACTACTGAACTATAAATTGCTAAGTATGAACCATAATTGTTTGATAACTAGACGCATACTATGTCAGCTGAGTGCGTAAAAGCTTATTATCTGTGAATTTTTTTAAACAGCTGAAGCTTTGGCCTGTCAAGTAACACATGAACACTATGATAAGGGAATGACATTCCCACCATTTTCTAATATCAGAACAATATCCGCTAACATTGCAGCTAAAGTTGCTGCTAAAGCATATGATCTTGGTTAGTATCTTTTGTATCATAGATTTATCTATTATCCATCTATTTGCCATCCTAAAACATAACAAATTTGATGTCTCACAGGCCTGGCAACACGTCTTCCTCGACCAGAAGATCTGGTCAAGTTTGCTGAAAGCTGCATGTATAGTCCCAACTATCGCATTTACCGGTGAACTGTCAATTAACCTATGGCTCTTAGCCTCTTATAACTAATAAAGTTCCTCGTGATCATGATGTTTGGTTTTCCTCTGTGTTAAGGGAGCTTCTGTTTGTGAATTTGGAATAATCAATGGATGTTAGTTCGTGGAAGCAAGAATTTGTAGAAGACCTTCCTGAGCAAAAGAACGGGTGCAGTTTGCCTTTTTTTTGTCTATCTGTATTGTTCCTTTGCTCAAAAGAGTAAGCTGATATATGTGTTGTTTAATGAGGAAACTTTAGGAATTTAAAAAGGTGTAAATGGAGAGAATATTCAGTAATAAAGACCTTTCTTAGCAGAACAACGTGTGCTTTTCTTTGCTCAAAGTAGTAAGTTAAGATATGTGTTCTTTAAGGAGGAGACTGTTGGAATTTAAAAAGTTGTTGCATAAACAGGGAGAATATTTTGTAATAAGAAATTTTACATGTGTGTTGCATTCTTTCAATCGTTTAGAGCTCCATGAATAATAATCCTTTAGTTCTTATCCCCTGTACTGATTGAATCATGCTTATCAGAAATGCATTTATATTAGGGAGAATGTGTGTGTGGTCTAATTAAGAATACTCTCTCGCAATCTCATTCAGTTTTCACCATGACTATTTAATAGGCACTCAGGAAGAAGCAGCAGAAGCGTATGACATTGCTGCTATGGTTCCCACCATACTAACTGGCCTACTATCGCATTCCAGCAAACGAAGTCTCCAATTACTATGCACTACCCGTACGCTGATCACCAAAGGCTCTGGTGTAAACAAGAAATACCAGATGTCGATTCTTCCTCCCAAAGCTATCAAGGATTTCACCAACTTCAATTAGGCAGCAGTAACCCCAACTTTTATCAACCTTCCGTGCTGCATATGTTTAGAAGCGAGAATGTAATAGTTTAGATTTTAGATCATATGTTTTACTATTTTGGTTGACGTTCTCAGACAATAATTACacaattagtgatgtaaaactttacacaatttggtctataaacttcttacacatcactttcaattcagaaaagctgatgtcaaaaaagataatatacatcactttaaggtaaaaaaccgatgtcaaagaaatccaggttcaagtctaaatgaaacatagaaatcactttgtttaagataaaactgatgtcaagtaacattataaacatcacttttaaccaaacaaaactgatgtcaaaaaacacAATGTACATCAGTTTTAGGCAAACAACTGATGTTgaagactaacatgttcaagtctaaatgatacataaACATCACTTCATTTTagaaaacactgatgtctatacgctaaattagacatcacctttcattaaagaaacagatgtttaatatgtcattttacatcacctctgtcaaaattatcgatgtttttgtgacaaaaaacatagctcaatatatgtttaatatgttttaatagttgtaatttagttattaaataattttgttatagcattttttgtaaaaaatcatcacatagacatcagtgtttttcatgaaaatcgatgtttttgtgacaaaaaagatagctcatgatatgtttaacatgtttaattaggtataatttagttattaattaatttatttataggattttatgtaaat
The sequence above is drawn from the Apium graveolens cultivar Ventura chromosome 2, ASM990537v1, whole genome shotgun sequence genome and encodes:
- the LOC141697252 gene encoding NADP-dependent malic enzyme-like, with the translated sequence MRRDGILTILIGGGSGYDYKSVRRWTTQRKLGYSLIECEKIFVPIHKEAHWCLAVINRKDEKFQYLDSLKGWDRQVMKVLTKIHLEETRQKIWPVDSKENNAYIFPGLGLGLVMSGAIRMHDEMLLAASEALACQVTHEHYDKGMTFPPFSNIRTISANIAAKVAAKAYDLGLATRLPRPEDLVKFAESCMYSPNYRIYR